A region of Chitinivorax sp. B DNA encodes the following proteins:
- the aroC gene encoding chorismate synthase, giving the protein MSGSSFGLLFTVTSFGESHGPGIGCVVDGCPPGLALTEADIQAELDRRKPGTSRHVTQRKEPDTVEILSGVFEGKTTGTPIALLIRNTDQRSQDYGKIVETFRPGHADYTYWHKYGIRDYRGGGRSSARETAVRVAAGAIAKKWLHERYGVVIRGYMSQLGEIRIPFQSWEAVQQNPFFAPNNEIVPKLESYMDDIRAERDSIGARIEVVAENVPVGWGEPVYDRLDADIAYAMMSINAVKGIEIGAGFDSIAQRGSEHCDELTPQGFASNHSGGTLGGISSGQDICVSLAVKPTSSIPQERRSIDKAGNQVMMQTTGRHDPCVGIRATPIAEAMLALVLIDHALRHRAQCSDVRVDTPVIPARIGK; this is encoded by the coding sequence ATGTCAGGAAGTAGCTTCGGGTTGTTGTTCACCGTGACTTCGTTTGGTGAATCGCACGGGCCAGGGATCGGTTGCGTGGTGGATGGCTGCCCGCCGGGGCTGGCGCTGACGGAAGCCGATATCCAGGCTGAGTTGGATCGCCGTAAGCCCGGTACATCGCGCCATGTCACGCAGCGCAAGGAGCCGGATACCGTCGAGATTCTCTCCGGTGTCTTTGAAGGTAAAACCACCGGCACCCCCATTGCCTTGCTGATTCGTAATACCGATCAACGCAGTCAGGATTACGGCAAGATCGTCGAAACATTCCGCCCGGGGCATGCCGATTACACTTACTGGCACAAGTATGGCATTCGCGACTATCGGGGTGGCGGTCGTTCCAGCGCGCGTGAGACGGCAGTCCGGGTCGCAGCTGGTGCCATCGCAAAAAAATGGCTGCACGAACGTTACGGCGTGGTGATTCGGGGCTATATGAGTCAGCTTGGCGAGATCCGGATTCCATTTCAGTCCTGGGAGGCAGTCCAGCAGAACCCGTTTTTTGCCCCAAACAACGAGATTGTGCCAAAGCTGGAAAGCTATATGGACGACATTCGTGCCGAGCGTGATTCGATCGGTGCGCGGATTGAAGTCGTCGCGGAAAACGTCCCGGTGGGTTGGGGTGAGCCGGTCTATGATCGACTGGATGCCGACATTGCCTATGCCATGATGAGTATCAATGCAGTCAAGGGAATTGAAATCGGTGCGGGCTTCGACAGCATTGCCCAACGTGGTTCAGAGCATTGCGATGAACTGACTCCGCAAGGCTTCGCCAGCAATCACTCGGGTGGTACGCTGGGGGGTATCTCCAGCGGGCAGGATATCTGCGTCAGCCTTGCTGTGAAACCGACCTCCAGTATTCCGCAAGAACGTCGCTCCATCGACAAAGCCGGTAATCAGGTCATGATGCAAACCACTGGGCGTCATGATCCGTGCGTGGGCATCCGTGCCACACCGATTGCCGAAGCGATGCTGGCGTTGGTATTGATCGACCATGCTTTGCGCCACCGTGCACAGTGCAGCGATGTGCGGGTGGATACACCGGTGATTCCAGCGCGTATTGGTAAGTAG
- a CDS encoding T6SS effector BTH_I2691 family protein, translating to MSTPVTGCDHCNKSCLSLLLLRPSPIALRSPLAPLLGATIQTHPALLQGIVPSAALQETRYALRLLRAGFVHVYIPSPPPGVKQWQVYRVAANGDLISSGNATFKQRPEPPPCNLKHHNVTGMKLLPIPQAHHIKTLWIAYSANLWNPKLREQNAANPHVMQQIDLDWQPQNGPGKPTGSPIPNTFEPTADNLTKYVLECGLHRYCVGNSASTDHDYPFHALHKQVDALAQTLERAAAQHPKTKGKALAVVLRDPVGAATEFNALRLKWYDQFEQYNNSGPVERPLKVNRIIQMLRNDTISKAEEEALNHVAPLRTKEAYLQSTELPAGTKWQALTDEERKINRERFEQGNWLGKVLAGPALEALSAPNIGRIIYPDFEQRADAWARQAAVKTWNEMLPYYNEAARKQWEEAYHTLIGERYIKPLEHFEHDWNTVLADPAILNYFKFHFDETEPHDLAYVGSKSVCHGTVYCKEVHSAYTPEPFTDVALDTFTKQIDAEIQAPEAVMQRALTANQANLWDTLTGAENKRSNTYDFMKGLIGEFLELKGVSPTHPLPARVGKRVSWLTDAFMGFSLNIQGSLASVAMRHVNHYWRNRTLKTPPAPDPKILSRLQRAQQMALLHRACEEALQAKGGYAKIPVLVMAHMDLDTLVQLKRARGEMLSIREIRKLSRQGRITVGLLTDSSIMHELKTSPDVVARELTAKADAVLIQEQALLLKTHVANQAGSSAMLTIPIKRFADLLEQHLKESAQAPALFKAMLLDAARKGVDTVQTHTGVQKTTQAARSFEGRLAIGAMMIQGLGVWIGMQSYYNAKAGDPKLPDYALSVANSVAGFLGGGAEFAAAWSQAHIEVTRGVAAIEKSARLPFLRGFAQGMGFIGNVTLAWMCFREAARLKKDGNIHQSKMMIYAMVTLSIGAIPMALMTAHLVLQALVLRGTISAGGVVVTQVSRMALYRVIIARLGGSAIGLSVPGLGWAFTAVGVGFMVYAIVTEPTPLQTWLKGCYFGKPDGDAPTRHSWADEEKAWKELQKKHEN from the coding sequence ATGAGTACCCCCGTTACTGGCTGCGATCATTGCAATAAGAGCTGTCTGTCGCTGCTGCTGTTAAGACCCAGCCCGATCGCCTTGAGAAGTCCACTTGCACCGCTACTGGGTGCAACGATTCAGACTCATCCGGCTTTACTGCAGGGTATCGTGCCCAGCGCGGCATTACAGGAAACACGCTATGCCCTGCGCTTGTTGCGGGCGGGGTTTGTGCACGTCTATATCCCCAGCCCGCCACCAGGTGTCAAGCAATGGCAGGTCTATCGCGTGGCGGCCAACGGCGATCTGATTTCGTCCGGCAACGCCACCTTCAAACAACGACCCGAGCCGCCGCCGTGCAATTTGAAACACCACAACGTGACGGGCATGAAACTATTGCCCATCCCGCAGGCGCACCACATCAAAACGTTGTGGATCGCCTATAGTGCCAATCTCTGGAATCCAAAACTGCGGGAACAGAATGCTGCGAATCCTCACGTCATGCAGCAAATTGATCTGGATTGGCAGCCTCAAAACGGCCCAGGCAAACCCACCGGTTCACCCATCCCGAACACCTTCGAACCGACCGCCGACAATCTGACGAAATACGTACTGGAATGCGGATTGCACCGTTATTGCGTGGGCAATTCGGCGTCGACCGACCATGACTACCCATTTCATGCCCTGCACAAGCAGGTGGATGCGCTGGCGCAAACCTTGGAGCGCGCTGCGGCACAGCACCCGAAAACCAAGGGGAAAGCACTGGCGGTCGTGCTACGCGACCCGGTGGGCGCCGCGACCGAGTTCAATGCCCTGCGACTGAAATGGTATGACCAATTTGAGCAGTACAACAACTCAGGCCCGGTGGAACGACCGCTCAAAGTCAATCGCATCATCCAGATGCTGCGTAACGACACGATATCCAAGGCTGAGGAGGAGGCGCTCAACCATGTCGCCCCGTTACGAACCAAAGAAGCCTACCTCCAGTCAACCGAGCTGCCGGCAGGCACCAAGTGGCAGGCGCTGACCGACGAAGAACGGAAAATCAATCGCGAGCGATTCGAACAGGGAAACTGGCTGGGTAAAGTATTGGCCGGCCCGGCACTGGAAGCACTCTCCGCCCCCAATATCGGGCGCATCATTTATCCCGACTTCGAACAGCGGGCCGATGCATGGGCACGTCAGGCAGCCGTAAAAACCTGGAACGAAATGCTGCCCTATTACAACGAAGCGGCCCGCAAGCAGTGGGAAGAGGCTTATCACACCCTGATTGGCGAACGCTACATCAAGCCACTGGAGCACTTCGAACATGACTGGAACACGGTACTGGCCGACCCAGCCATCCTGAACTACTTCAAGTTTCACTTTGACGAAACAGAACCCCATGATCTGGCCTATGTCGGCAGTAAGTCTGTTTGTCACGGCACCGTCTATTGTAAAGAGGTCCACAGCGCCTACACCCCCGAGCCGTTCACCGACGTGGCGCTCGATACCTTCACCAAACAGATCGATGCCGAGATCCAGGCCCCGGAAGCGGTCATGCAACGCGCACTGACCGCCAATCAGGCCAATCTGTGGGACACCCTGACGGGGGCTGAAAACAAGCGCAGCAACACCTATGACTTCATGAAGGGCCTGATCGGCGAATTTCTTGAACTGAAGGGTGTTTCACCCACCCATCCCTTGCCCGCCAGGGTGGGTAAGCGCGTATCGTGGCTGACCGACGCCTTCATGGGCTTCTCGCTGAACATCCAGGGCTCGCTCGCTTCCGTAGCGATGCGGCACGTCAATCACTATTGGCGAAATCGAACACTCAAGACACCACCGGCACCCGATCCCAAAATCTTGAGCCGACTGCAACGCGCCCAGCAGATGGCGTTGCTCCATCGCGCCTGCGAAGAGGCACTGCAGGCCAAGGGCGGATACGCGAAGATACCCGTGCTGGTGATGGCGCATATGGACCTGGACACCTTGGTGCAACTGAAACGTGCGCGTGGCGAAATGCTCAGTATTCGGGAAATTCGCAAGCTGTCGCGGCAAGGTCGCATCACCGTCGGGCTGCTGACGGACAGCAGCATCATGCACGAGCTGAAGACCAGCCCGGACGTCGTCGCCCGCGAGCTGACCGCGAAAGCGGACGCAGTCCTGATTCAAGAGCAGGCCCTGCTGCTGAAAACCCATGTCGCCAATCAGGCCGGCAGCAGTGCGATGCTGACCATCCCGATCAAACGCTTTGCCGATTTGCTGGAACAGCATCTCAAAGAATCCGCCCAGGCACCCGCCCTGTTCAAGGCGATGCTGCTGGATGCGGCCCGAAAAGGTGTCGACACCGTCCAAACCCACACTGGCGTACAAAAGACCACTCAGGCCGCTCGCTCCTTCGAAGGCCGCCTGGCCATCGGTGCCATGATGATCCAAGGATTGGGCGTCTGGATTGGCATGCAGAGCTACTACAACGCCAAGGCCGGCGACCCCAAGCTTCCCGACTACGCACTCAGTGTTGCCAACAGTGTGGCTGGCTTCCTTGGGGGCGGTGCCGAGTTTGCGGCCGCCTGGAGCCAGGCGCATATCGAGGTAACGCGCGGGGTGGCAGCGATTGAGAAAAGCGCCCGCCTGCCGTTCTTGAGGGGTTTTGCCCAAGGGATGGGCTTCATTGGCAACGTGACATTGGCTTGGATGTGCTTCAGAGAGGCTGCGAGGTTGAAAAAGGATGGGAATATTCACCAATCAAAAATGATGATATATGCGATGGTGACCCTGTCCATTGGAGCTATTCCCATGGCTTTGATGACAGCACATCTCGTACTCCAAGCCTTGGTCTTGCGTGGCACAATTTCCGCTGGTGGGGTAGTCGTCACCCAAGTCAGCCGAATGGCCCTTTATCGCGTCATTATTGCCCGGTTGGGGGGCAGCGCCATAGGGCTGTCAGTACCTGGCCTTGGTTGGGCTTTCACGGCAGTCGGAGTCGGTTTCATGGTATACGCCATTGTGACTGAACCAACACCTTTGCAAACCTGGCTGAAAGGTTGCTATTTTGGGAAACCCGATGGTGATGCCCCTACCCGCCATAGCTGGGCCGACGAAGAAAAAGCCTGGAAAGAACTGCAAAAAAAACATGAAAACTGA
- a CDS encoding DUF6708 domain-containing protein: protein MKTDKPTTPGLLRHGEYTSPHLQLAPQVIDADHEQAEADPDTLHGVVERYTNKKQRVHDDPSAMANVAAIYRDAVAFNDPAASAMARGMGIFANLHLLFIFIFLGVADIHHEMIEAFRNFEIIGILVFLISGMVVFFIFMPIFWALLKFDLFGVDDLPVIFDRKRRKVYRLLMPLDGSGERHRWLMRPVRLQAAEYDWACIEAEYRVTLMQSGRSAARAHALVLVVYHKPVSVYQTDNQVIDEIYVGNSLMLGQDTVQRLWEHIRRYMEQNGPPIQQGEPMLLKKRPRTLWQSLGIFAPLGADFARWWRDDRWLTLFYFATAPFSVPYFGLMGVCNWLSYLTSRRTVWPDALAPLLGEPVRLPE from the coding sequence ATGAAAACTGATAAGCCAACCACCCCAGGTCTGCTTAGGCACGGTGAGTACACGTCACCCCACCTCCAGCTCGCCCCGCAAGTCATTGATGCGGATCACGAACAAGCTGAAGCGGATCCAGACACCTTACATGGCGTAGTCGAACGGTACACCAACAAAAAGCAGCGGGTGCATGACGACCCCAGTGCCATGGCCAATGTCGCGGCGATTTACCGGGATGCCGTCGCATTCAACGATCCCGCTGCGTCTGCCATGGCACGGGGGATGGGGATCTTTGCGAATTTGCATTTGCTATTTATATTTATTTTTCTGGGTGTGGCGGATATTCATCATGAAATGATCGAGGCTTTCAGAAATTTCGAAATCATCGGAATCCTCGTGTTTCTAATATCAGGCATGGTCGTGTTCTTCATATTTATGCCGATATTCTGGGCGCTCCTCAAATTCGACCTGTTCGGCGTGGACGACCTGCCCGTCATTTTCGACCGCAAGCGCCGCAAGGTCTACCGCTTGCTGATGCCGCTCGACGGCTCCGGCGAACGGCATCGCTGGCTGATGCGTCCGGTGCGCCTGCAAGCGGCAGAGTACGACTGGGCCTGTATCGAAGCGGAATACCGGGTGACGCTGATGCAAAGCGGGCGCAGTGCCGCCCGCGCCCATGCCCTGGTACTGGTGGTGTACCACAAGCCGGTCAGCGTCTACCAAACTGACAACCAGGTCATCGACGAGATTTATGTCGGCAACAGTCTGATGCTGGGTCAGGATACCGTGCAGCGGCTCTGGGAGCACATCCGCCGCTATATGGAGCAGAATGGCCCGCCGATCCAGCAGGGCGAGCCGATGTTGCTGAAGAAGCGACCCCGCACCCTATGGCAGAGCCTGGGTATCTTCGCCCCGCTGGGCGCGGACTTCGCCCGCTGGTGGCGTGACGATCGCTGGCTGACCCTGTTCTATTTCGCCACCGCGCCGTTCAGCGTGCCTTACTTTGGCCTAATGGGCGTCTGTAACTGGCTCAGTTACCTGACCAGCCGCCGAACCGTCTGGCCCGATGCGTTGGCGCCGCTGCTGGGCGAACCGGTGCGGTTGCCGGAATAA
- a CDS encoding DUF6708 domain-containing protein, whose amino-acid sequence MTATRPLLKHGEHIRPEYQALEGETEGAWGRSTDQDRPLSQTHGILRRFSKHEAAADGALTLGWIKALYQDAIEYTGMRQDMEGVQFFAAVLTSMCGIIGIGSYIYLLGLLDASVWELLILSIFLFITISMGAAAVRVAFRCPADLPIIFDRRHRKVYRILREHPPGLKGNLLPWPVKIVEYDWDLIDVEHNAEMYTTGNTLLRNHFLMFLVRKSADDPTIIDSFQLTSGLSMTEAMVPQVWEHVRRFMEDNGPHLPNQADPLASKGRRQSWWQACGEVGPFGAKYLWWWRHHTLITLFEHLILPILLPLLINWIQGTGKWLFHKTAIEIDWPDEVKQRIGQPTRQGEGW is encoded by the coding sequence ATGACTGCAACACGACCACTGTTGAAACACGGCGAACATATCCGCCCCGAATACCAAGCCCTTGAAGGCGAAACCGAAGGCGCCTGGGGGCGCAGTACCGATCAGGACCGGCCCCTAAGCCAGACCCACGGCATTCTGCGCCGTTTCAGCAAACACGAAGCGGCTGCCGATGGGGCGCTGACCCTGGGTTGGATCAAGGCCCTCTACCAGGACGCCATCGAGTACACCGGCATGCGCCAGGATATGGAGGGGGTACAGTTCTTTGCAGCAGTATTGACCTCCATGTGCGGCATCATTGGGATTGGCAGCTACATTTACCTTCTCGGTTTACTAGATGCATCAGTATGGGAGCTACTAATTCTAAGCATATTTCTTTTTATCACAATCAGCATGGGCGCAGCAGCCGTCCGAGTTGCCTTCCGCTGCCCCGCTGACCTGCCGATCATCTTCGACCGCCGCCACCGCAAGGTCTATCGCATCCTGCGTGAGCACCCACCCGGCCTGAAAGGTAATCTGCTGCCCTGGCCGGTCAAGATCGTCGAGTATGACTGGGATCTGATCGATGTAGAGCATAACGCCGAAATGTACACCACCGGCAACACCCTGCTGCGCAACCATTTCCTGATGTTCCTGGTGCGCAAGAGCGCGGACGACCCGACCATCATCGACAGCTTTCAGCTCACCAGCGGCCTGAGCATGACCGAAGCGATGGTGCCGCAGGTGTGGGAGCACGTGCGCCGCTTCATGGAAGACAACGGCCCGCACCTCCCCAACCAGGCCGACCCGTTGGCCAGCAAGGGCCGGCGGCAGTCCTGGTGGCAGGCCTGCGGCGAGGTCGGCCCGTTCGGCGCCAAATACCTGTGGTGGTGGCGTCATCACACCCTGATCACGCTGTTTGAGCACCTGATTCTCCCAATCCTGCTGCCCTTGCTGATCAACTGGATACAAGGCACTGGCAAGTGGCTGTTCCACAAGACCGCCATCGAGATCGACTGGCCGGACGAGGTGAAGCAGCGCATCGGCCAGCCCACCCGCCAGGGCGAGGGGTGGTGA